Proteins encoded by one window of Manduca sexta isolate Smith_Timp_Sample1 chromosome 12, JHU_Msex_v1.0, whole genome shotgun sequence:
- the LOC115443587 gene encoding voltage-dependent T-type calcium channel subunit alpha-1G isoform X1: protein MLVILLNCVTLGMYQPCVDDQCVTNRCKILQVFDDIIFAFFTLEMTIKMVAMGVYGHGTYLADSWNRLDFFIVMAGALEYALNVENINLSAIRTIRVLRPLRAINRIPSMRILVMLLLDTLPMLGNVLLLCFFVFFIFGIVGVQLWEGILRQRCEIVLPPNVPKPNISFYYEFSKELDYICTTPEDSGMHQCGDFPPYRYGALVCNETARPYSYNRPTNTSCVNWNQYYTNCTQRGANPFQGTISFDNIGLAWVAIFLVISLEGWTDIMYYVQDAHSFWDWIYFVLLIVIGSFFMINLCLVVIATQFSETKKREMERMRAERARFTSSSTLASSTNNSEPATCYAEIVKYVAHLWRRFKRRMAKKIRVYKYQRAQLRWRTSRETLQLPANKPKQHHPCCPRVHPQGNGGKGVEEGGAGDEPLGRPSLLRVPSLSAADLENASNLSLLSPPSLARRRSSVMFSDTVLLHAPNVPHVAHPHNVCSSEKMTQTEFDLPTGDTAEERAAAGGTMSCQELLALSGALSAALPTGQVALDSFFEELTKGISKRAGEDKIDTKTVEIEDFSCCADLLAAEAAAKETRKGRFRNACSMFWKRILKFFSILRKHIRNIVDHKYFQQGILLAILINTLSMGIEYHNQPEELTVIVEISNIVFSAIFAIEMILKIVAEGPFKYISNGFNVFDGVIVILSAFELAQSMGNEKDLAGGSGLSVLRTFRLLRILKLVRFMPNLRRQLFVMLRTMDNVAVFFSLLVLFIFIFSILGMYLFGGKFCKYVEDNGSERDCTCPEIISHHPKCECDRKHFNNILWATVTVFQVLTQEDWNVVLFNGMEKTSHWAALYFVALMTFGNYVLFNLLVAILVEGFSSERNERREREQRELAKSKLSSECFSDNNEMQYDESNSGSHSSDSFSQNEIKNYWRSADDVRKAKDDVNGHKDKSGKTRRKTKSSHHPTLCKDCAQSNKCNLQKESKMLASSAGLPDATAVPMITHTAATPQDSPSTTLEPGASFRDFNMALTLERSSMLSSLDSIDRTSCASIPGLLKPPNSYTLTLHSVQAQLGAEKARLPPISLAPPPLTLAPPPVRSTSPLSTTPSTPKSTPSPLLPEKNLQVTIVKDENCLNTNDKASLLSSQKNISVVSSIVNGDDKCRVQRGYSWRLSRPSLRRKPKQRTGSDSDAVVLNNGRDHAVCNGSGLRKNELLLSSSMVIKNDTQSELPNNRSRAQLPAPRVLAAPARRVSAHNAPLLPDVSWKAPEAGFSSDSTVRLDTVKPPPHRLSLTNDYLTVTTVSEVKASNLSPTQLSHPTPSPRPTRNEVATLPTRPNNQPLPLIKQINEEVAINNNVCILSSRFDRRTFRFKDLFRFMEPTGCLKEKEHYSLYIFAPDNYIRRFCTWVVTRSWFDNIVLLFIALNCITLAMERPNIPPDSKERAFLSTANYVFTGVFAIEMFIKVVASGMFYGQDAYFTSGWNIMDGSLVIISIIDLLMSLVSESSPRIFGILRVFRLLRSLRPLRVINRAPGLKLVVQTLLSSLRPIGNIVLICCTFFIIFGILGVQLFKGAFFYCEGANIKNVKNKSDCLSIEGNVWVNRKYNFDDLGKALMSLFVLSSRDGWVNIMYTGLDAVGVDQQPIVNYSEWRLLYFIAFILLVGFFVLNMFVGVVVENFHRCREEQEKEERVRRAAKRALQMEKKRRKMHQRPYYSDYSQTRLFVHNVVTSKYFDLAIAGVIGLNVVTMAIEYYRMPPALQYALKIFNYFFTAVFILEAAMKLVALGFKIYLKDKWNQLDVIIVILSIVGIVLEELETNIIPINPTIMRVMRVLRIARVLKLLKMAKGIRALLDTVMQALPQVGNLGLLFFLLFFIFAALGVELFGRLECSDDIPCQGLGEHAHFANFGMAFLTLFRVATGDNWNGIMKDTLREDCDSSVDCVRNCCVSTIIAPIFFVVFVLMAQFVLVNVVVAVLMKHLEESHKQMEDEIDMDVELERELEREADDEEDRALCRALEQCTSPPRPLNKVPSLPANFTYSEPKQPIPSPARRRRTLHSHHALLPSALPPRRASLSPHAFGRRRQDSTSDPPAALYEEDARFIDADDVDELEPGSPPRRDSFAQNRRQRVDKRNSLRGEEARLLRPALLAVPSTRQSLRLSGTKRRLSTESAGASDTSHLTLRSQNQLTPESLDLPISEEEKIRIVIAERRKMDATKPDTDDAVELSERGS, encoded by the exons AtgctagtaatattattaaattgcgTGACGCTAGGAATGTACCAACCTTGCGTCGAcgatcagtgtgtcacaaacaGATGCAAGATTTTACag GTATTCGACGATATAATTTTTGCATTTTTCACACTGGAAATGACGATCAAAATGGTGGCGATGGGCGTGTACGGTCACGGTACATACCTCGCCGACTCATGGAACAGACTggattttttcattgttatggCTGG CGCGTTGGAGTACGCACTTAACGTGGAGAACATCAACTTATCGGCGATTAGAACTATCCGAGTTTTGCGACCACTAAGAGCCATTAACAGGATACCAA gTATGCGTATTCTGGTGATGCTGCTATTGGACACACTTCCCATGTTAGGGAATGTATTATTACTATGTTTCTTTGTCTTCTTTATATTTGGAATCGTCGGTGTCCAACTATGGGAAGGAATCCTAAGACAGCGATGTGAAATCGTCTTACCGCCAAACGTACCTAAACCAAA CATATCCTTTTACTACGAGTTCTCCAAAGAATTGGACTATATATGCACGACACCAGAGGACAGTGGCATGCACCAGTGCGGCGACTTTCCTCCTTACCGATATGGGGCTTTGGTTTGCAATGAAACCGCAAGACCTTACTCGTATAATAGACCAACGAACACTTCATGTGTGAATTGGAATCAGTATTATACTAACTGTACGCAGAGAGGAGCGAATCCGTTTCAAGGAACTATTTCTTTCGACAACATTGGCCTCGCTTGGGTTGCCATATTTTTG GTGATATCTCTAGAAGGATGGACTGATATAATGTACTACGTGCAAGACGCGCATAGTTTCTGGGATTGGATTTACTTCGTGTTACTGATTGTG ATTGGGTCATTCTTCATGATCAACCTCTGCTTGGTCGTCATAGCAACGCAGTTCAGCGAAACCAAGAAACGAGAGATGGAACGAATGCGAGCCGAGAGAGCTCGCTTCACTTCGTCTTCTACTCTCGCGTCATCCACCAACAACAGCGAACCCGCGACGTGCTACGCAGAAATAGTCAAATACGTCGCACATTTGTGGAGGCGATTCAAACGACGAATGGCCAAAAAGATTAG AGTGTATAAATACCAAAGAGCTCAACTTCGTTGGAGGACGAGTAGAGAAACACTCCAACTTCCAGCAAACAAGCCAAAACAGCATCATCCTTGCTGTCCACGAGTTCATCCTCAG GGCAACGGCGGTAAGGGTGTGGAGGAGGGAGGGGCGGGGGATGAGCCCCTCGGCCGACCCAGCCTGTTGCGCGTGCCCTCACTCTCCGCCGCCGACCTCGAG AACGCTTCGAACCTATCTCTTCTATCGCCGCCATCGTTGGCTAGAAGAAGGTCATCAGTGATGTTCAGTGACACAGTATTACTGCACGCACCAAACGTCCCTCATGTCGCCCATCCACATAACGTTTGCTCCTCCGAGAAGATGACACAAACAG AGTTCGACTTGCCGACAGGCGATACGGCGGAGGAGAGAGCAGCCGCGGGCGGGACCATGTCTTGTCAAGAGCTGTTGGCGCTGTCTGGAGCATTGTCGGCTGCCTTGCCGACTGGACAAGTCGCGTTAGATTCCTTTTTTGAAGAACTCACTAAGGGTATCAGCAAACGAGCTGGCGAAGATAAAATTGATACAAAG ACAGTAGAAATAGAAGATTTTTCGTGTTGCGCGGATTTGCTGGCGGCGGAGGCAGCCGCGAAGGAAACAAGAAAAGGACGATTCAGAAACGCGTGTTCAATGTTCTGGAAAAGGATATTGAAATTCTTTTCGATACTGCGAAAACATATCAGAAACATCGTtgatcataaatattttcaacaag GTATTTTACTAGCAATTCTAATCAATACGCTATCAATGGGCATTGAGTATCACAATCAGCCGGAGGAACTCACAGTAATAGTTGAAATCAGCAACATTGTATTCTCCGCCATATTCGCCATTGAGATGATTCTCAAAATAGTTGCCGAAGGTCCATTCAAGTACATATCCAACGGTTTCAATGTGTTCGATGGAGTTATTGTTATTCTTAG TGCATTCGAACTGGCTCAAAGCATGGGCAACGAGAAGGACCTGGCCGGCGGCTCGGGCCTCTCCGTCCTCCGAACATTCCGCCTCCTCAGGATCCTCAAGTTGGTTAGATTCATGCCCAACCTTCGGCGACAGTTGTTCGTCATGTTGCGCACCATGGACAACGTCGCCGTCTTCTTTTCTCTGCTCGtcctatttattttcatattcag TATTCTGGGCATGTATCTATTCGGTGGTAAGTTTTGCAAGTACGTTGAAGACAACGGCAGCGAACGAGATTGCACCTGTCCCGAAATCATCTCGCATCATCCCAAGTGCGAATGCGACaggaaacattttaataacatccTGTGGGCCACGGTCACCGTGTTCCAG GTTTTGACCCAGGAAGATTGGAATGTTGTGTTGTTTAACGGTATGGAAAAGACGAGTCATTGGGCCGCGTTATATTTCGTTGCCCTTATGACTTTTGGTAATTACGTACTGTTTAACTTACTGGTTGCTATACTTGTTGAAGGATTTAGTTCTGAG CGAAATGAGAGGAGAGAACGTGAGCAACGCGAATTGGCGAAGTCGAAATTGTCAAGCGAATGTTTCTCTGACAATAACGAAATGCAATACGACGAGTCGAATTCGGGATCTCATTCGAGTGATAGCTTCTCGCAG aatgaaataaaaaattattggcGGTCAGCGGACGACGTTAGGAAAGCTAAAGACGATGTGAATGGACATAAAGATAAATCGGGGAAGACGCGACGCAAAACAAAATCCTCTCACCACCCAACACTTTGCAAAGACTGCGCTCAATCCAACAAATGCAACCTACAAAAA GAATCAAAAATGTTGGCAAGCAGTGCTGGATTACCAGACGCGACAGCTGTACCCATGATTACTCACACAGCGGCCACACCTCAAGACTCTCCATCAACCACCTTGGAACCTGGAGCGTCGTTCAGAGATTTCAATATGGCTTTAACCTTGGAGCGATCGTCTATGCTATCCAGTTTAGATTCTATTGACAGGACATCA TGCGCAAGTATTCCAGGATTACTAAAACCACCAAACAGTTACACGCTAACACTGCACTCAGTGCAGGCTCAGTTAGGTGCTGAGAAGGCTCGCCTCCCACCTATCTCTTTAGCGCCCCCTCCTCTGACCCTCGCACCTCCTCCAGTGAGGTCCACGTCACCGTTATCGACGACACCAAGTACTCCAAAGTCAACGCCATCACCGCTTCTACCGGAAAAGAACCTACAAGTCACAATAGTTAAGGACGAAAATTGTTTGAATACGAATGACAAAGCAAGTCTGTTAAGTTCCCAGAA AAACATAAGTGTGGTAAGCAGTATTGTTAACGGAGACGATAAATGCAGAGTACAAAGAGGGTACAGCTGGCGTCTATCCAGGCCTAGCTTACGGAGGAAACCTAAGCAAAGGACTGGTTCTGATTCTGATGCAGTAGTACTGAACAATGGACGCGACCACGCCGTGTGTAACG gaTCAGGTCTTCGCAAAAACGAGCTGCTTCTATCATCATCAATGGTCATTAAGAATGACACGCAATCCGAATTACCTAATAACCGATCTAGGGCACAATTGCCTGCTCCGAGAGTCTTAGCTGCTCCTGCAAGGAGAGTGTCGGCCCATAATGCTCCTCTATTACCTGAT GTGTCGTGGAAGGCACCGGAGGCTGGCTTCTCATCAGATTCCACCGTGCGACTCGACACAGTCAAACCGCCTCCCCACAGGCTGTCACTCACCAATGACTACTTGACAG TCACAACAGTATCAGAAGTGAAAGCGAGCAACCTGTCGCCCACACAACTGTCGCACCCGACGCCGTCGCCGCGACCCACTCGGAACGAAGTCGCGACGCTGCCCACCAGGCCGAACAACCAACCGCTGCCTTTGATCAAACAGATCAATGAGGAA gtggCAATAAACAACAACGTGTGCATATTATCATCAAGATTCGACAGACGGACGTTCCGATTCAAAGATCTATTCCGCTTTATGGAGCCAACGGGATGCCTCAAGGAGAAAGAGCACTATTCGTTGTACATTTTCGCTCCGGACAACTA CATAAGAAGATTCTGCACATGGGTGGTAACGAGGAGTTGGTTCGATAACATAGTGCTGCTATTCATTGCACTGAACTGCATCACGCTAGCCATGGAACGGCCCAACATCCCACCAGACTCTAAGGAAAGAGCATTCCTATCCACCGCTAATTACGTATTCACCGGTGTTTTTGCTATTGAAATGTTTATAAAG GTAGTCGCATCTGGAATGTTCTACGGGCAAGATGCATACTTTACTTCTGGATGGAATATCATGGACGGTTCATTAGTGATTATATCTATCATTGATTTACTGATGTCTTTGGTATCGGAATCAAGTCCTAGAATTTTCGGAATTCTCAGG GTTTTTAGGCTGCTTCGTTCGCTGCGTCCTCTGAGGGTAATAAACAGGGCTCCAGGGTTGAAGCTGGTAGTTCAGACACTGCTCTCGTCTCTGAGGCCCATTGGAAACATCGTGCTTATTTGCTGCACGTTTTTTATCATATTCGGCATTTTGGGAGTGCAG CTTTTCAAAGGGGCGTTCTTTTACTGCGAAGGAGCTAACATAAAGAATGTAAAGAACAAATCAGACTGTCTCTCTATAGAGGGCAATGTATGGGTAAACAGAAAGTACAACTTCGACGACCTAGGTAAGGCGCTGATGTCTCTCTTCGTGCTCAGCTCTAGAGACGGCTGGGTCAACATTATGTATACTGGACTGGATGCAGTAGGTGTTGATCAACAG CCAATCGTGAATTACTCAGAATGGAGGTTGCTCTACTTTATCGCTTTCATACTTCTGGTGGGATTTTTCGTGTTAAACATGTTTGTGGGAGTGGTTGTGGAGAACTTCCACCGATGTCGCGAGGAACAAGAGAAGGAAGAAAGAGTGAGGAGGGCCGCTAAGAGAGCACtacaaatggaaaaaaaaaGACGAA aaaTGCACCAGAGGCCATATTATTCAGATTATTCTCAAACACGACTCTTCGTGCATAACGTTGTGACGTCCAAGTATTTTGATTTGGCCATTGCAGGAGTTATAGGTCTGAACGTTGTGACAATGGCTATAGAATATTATAGAATGCCACCAGCGCTACAATACGCATTAAAGATTTTCAATTACTTCTTCACTGCTGTTTTCATACTGGAAGCAGCAATGAAACTTGTGGCGCTAGGATTCAAGATATACTTAAAAGACAAATGGAATCAGCTGGACgtaataatagtaatactgTCGATAGTTGGAATTGTATTAGAAGAATTAGAAACGAATATAATTCCAATCAATCCCACGATTATGAGGGTTATGAGGGTATTGAGAATTGCAAGAGTTCTGAAGCTATTGAAAATGGCGAAGGGAATAAGGGCGCTGTTGGACACTGTGATGCAAGCTCTCCCGCAAGTTGGCAATCTGGGACTCTTATTTTTTCTGCTATTTTTCATATTTGCGGCGTTGGGTGTGGAATTGTTTGGAAGACTGGAATGCTCAGATGATATACCATGTCAAG GACTGGGAGAACACGCTCACTTTGCTAATTTCGGAATGGCGTTCTTAACCCTATTCCGGGTTGCTACCGGAGACAACTGGAACGGAATCATGAAAGATACCCTACGAGAGGACTGCGACAGTTCCGTCGACTGCGTGCGCAATTGCTGCGTATCCACTATAATTGCACCAATATTCTTCGTTGTCTTCGTCCTAATGGCGCAGTTCGTGCTTGTCAACGTCGTTGTTGCG GTACTAATGAAACACCTAGAAGAATCCCACAAACAAATGGAAGACGAAATCGACATGGATGTGGAACTAGAGCGTGAGTTAGAAAGAGAGGCCGACGACGAGGAAGACAGGGCTCTGTGTCGTGCGCTGGAACAATGCACGAGTCCGCCGCGGCCGCTGAACAAGGTACCCTCCCTCCCAGCTAACTTCACGTACAGCGAACCAAAGCAGCCCATTCCGTCTCCCGCACGCCGCCGGCGCACGCTGCACTCGCACCACGCTTTGTTACCGAGCGCACTACCTCCGAGGAGAGCGTCCTTATCACCTCACGCCTTCGGGCGGCGTCGACAGGACTCCACCTCCGACCCGCCGGCGGCTCTCTATGAAGAAGACGCGCGGTTCATCGACGCTGATGACGTCGATGAGCTGGAGCCCGGCAGCCCGCCCCGACGAGACTCGTTCGCGCAAAATCGGAGGCAGCGCGTCGACAAACGAAATTCACTACGAGGAGAAGAAGCTAGGCTCCTTCGACCAGCATTACTGGCCGTGCCGTCGACGAGACAGAGTTTAAGACTAAGCGGAACGAAGAGAAGACTGTCGACGGAATCTGCCGGCGCAAGTGATACGAGTCATCTGACACTGCGAtctcaaaatcaattaactcCCGAATCTTTAGATCTTCCCATTAGTGAGGAGGAGAAGATAAGGATAGTAATAGCAGAGAGGCGAAAGATGGACGCGACGAAACCGGACACGGATGACGCAGTAGAACTTTCGGAACGCGGCTCCTAG